In one window of Thermodesulfobacteriota bacterium DNA:
- the nuoB gene encoding NADH-quinone oxidoreductase subunit NuoB, translated as MLEAFTGRFRVGNTALGLPPEGLPERYRGAPRLGEEFFSGDAAEIGAMVCPTGAVDAGKRTLDLGRCVFCGYCEEACGGKGIRFTPDPHLPFGTREELVIGRTPHAPAVAAKKLRSLLGRSLHLREVSAGGCNGCDLEAQAAGNPNFDFQRFGIDFVASPRHADGILVTGPVTKNMKEGLVKTYEAVAEPRIVIAIGACAASGGIFRGSHAVEDGVGGTVPVDLYIPGCPPHPLSILYGIVAFFGRYPGRVPAGAAEP; from the coding sequence ATGCTGGAGGCGTTCACCGGAAGATTCAGGGTGGGGAACACGGCATTGGGGCTGCCTCCGGAGGGGCTTCCGGAAAGATATCGGGGCGCGCCCCGGCTCGGGGAGGAGTTCTTCTCCGGCGATGCGGCGGAAATCGGCGCGATGGTTTGCCCGACGGGGGCGGTCGACGCGGGGAAAAGGACCCTCGACCTCGGCAGATGCGTGTTCTGCGGGTATTGCGAGGAGGCGTGCGGGGGGAAAGGCATCCGCTTCACACCGGACCCGCACCTGCCGTTCGGCACTCGGGAGGAGCTGGTCATCGGAAGGACGCCGCACGCGCCTGCCGTCGCCGCGAAGAAGCTGCGCTCCCTCCTCGGGCGGTCGCTCCACCTGCGGGAAGTGTCCGCGGGCGGCTGCAACGGGTGCGACCTCGAGGCGCAGGCCGCGGGGAACCCGAATTTCGACTTCCAGCGGTTCGGGATCGACTTCGTGGCCTCCCCGCGCCACGCGGACGGGATCCTCGTCACGGGGCCGGTCACGAAGAACATGAAGGAAGGGCTGGTCAAGACGTACGAGGCCGTCGCGGAGCCGCGGATCGTCATCGCGATCGGCGCGTGCGCCGCCAGCGGCGGGATCTTCCGCGGGTCGCACGCCGTGGAGGACGGCGTCGGCGGAACGGTCCCGGTCGACCTCTACATCCCCGGGTGCCCGCCGCACCCGCTTTCGATCCTCTACGGAATCGTCGCCTTTTTCGGGAGGTATCCCGGCCGCGTCCCC